The Dehalococcoidia bacterium region CCCGAGCTTGTTCGCAGCGCCGCGTTGAAACCCATTGTATGACCTCCAGTGTGTTTGTCGTGTCGCGTAGTGTTGACATTGTATTCCCTGGCGCACGGGGGTCGCCATGACAAAAGTCACACACATTTCTTGCGTGCAGTCATGGGCAGGCGGTGTACCCCACGTATGGTCAACCTGTCCAATCAGAGGTGTCTACCAGTTCCGCCACCTCGGCGTCGCAAGGCCATTATACAGGAATGCAGGACACCCTCTGGGGAATGTCCTGCGTCCACGCATTGTGCCGTAGTTTGGAGGCGACGGGCAGATTCGAACTGCCGCATAGGGGTTTTGCAGACCCCCGCCTTAACCACTTGGCTACGTCGCCTCGCGCATGACCAGCGCGTCCACGCTGGCCGGCTGCCAGTAAGCTGGTGCCGAGGAGGAGATTTGAACTCCTACAGGCTTTCGCCCACCACCCCCTCAAGATGGCGTGTCTACCAATTCCACCACCTCGGCACGCGGAGTCACAGGCGCCTGGTGTCCCCGGGCGTTCGCGCCAGAACGGGGTATGCGATGGCAGGAGCGGGAGGACTTGAACCCCCGACCCGCGGTTTTGGAGACCGCTGCTCTACCATACTGAGCTACGCTCCTTCGGCCACGCTATGTGAGTATAGCAAAAAGCGGAAATGAGGGTCAAGGCAGACCAAATGGGGTTGGGATTGGCGGGCGGAGAGGGCCGCCCTAGTAAAACAGTGTGTAGTACGCCTTCTGCGCCAGGATGCTCAGGTAGAAGATGCGGTTGGTCAGGAACAGCAGCCCCACCACAATGAGCAGCCCGCCGCTCACCACGTTGATCGCCCGGTAGTGCCGCCGCACCCAGCCCATGGCGCCCAGCGCCCGGCCCAGGAACAGGCCGGTCAGCAGGAAGGGAATACCCATGCCCAGCGAGAACACCAGCAGGAGAAGCATCCCCTGGCCCACGGAGTCGGCCAGGCTGGCGTAGTACAGGATAGCCGCCAGCACCGGCCCGATGCACGGCGTCCACCCGAAGGCGAAGGCCATCCCCAGCAGCGCCGGGCCTGCTGCGCCCATCGCGCGGCTGCTCGCGTCCACGCGCAACTCACGGAACAGGAAGGGGACGCGCAGGACGCCCGTCATCGCCAGCCCCATCAGCACCATCAGCGCGCCCGCCGCCACGTTCATCTCGCGCCGATAGGCGTCCAGCAGCGCGCCGACGAAGGACGCCGACGCTCCCAGCAGCATGAACACCAGCGAGAAGCCCAGGACAAAGAGCAGAGAAGCGCGCAGGACTCGCAGAGTCTCCGCGCGGCCGGGCCGGGACATGCCGTCCATGGATACGCCGGAGATGT contains the following coding sequences:
- a CDS encoding cytochrome c biogenesis protein CcdA — its product is MNEFVPQIGIGLAFGGGLLSFFSPCVAPLMPGYISYISGVSMDGMSRPGRAETLRVLRASLLFVLGFSLVFMLLGASASFVGALLDAYRREMNVAAGALMVLMGLAMTGVLRVPFLFRELRVDASSRAMGAAGPALLGMAFAFGWTPCIGPVLAAILYYASLADSVGQGMLLLLVFSLGMGIPFLLTGLFLGRALGAMGWVRRHYRAINVVSGGLLIVVGLLFLTNRIFYLSILAQKAYYTLFY